In Tenacibaculum pacificus, a single window of DNA contains:
- a CDS encoding PorP/SprF family type IX secretion system membrane protein, producing the protein MKLFLNIILVFVFSICALTNVTAQQDPQYSQYMYNTMNVNPAYAGSKDFGVITVLGRTQWVGFEGAPKTQNISYHTPLGDSGLGLGINIMNDEIGPSKEIYLDANASYTIETDLEGNLAFGLRLGGRFLNIDWSKGKADEQEAVFGENISKFLPTIGAGIYYYKPEWYVGLSVPNILRSEHYDNKKQLGQTAVEKMHFFLIAGYVYDINYDLKFKPALLVKAVSGAPLSLDVSANLLFKEKFRAGLGWRWDDAISALLGFQASESLLVGYSYDLTTSNYNVTNSGTH; encoded by the coding sequence ATGAAGTTATTTTTGAATATAATCTTAGTATTTGTCTTTAGTATTTGTGCATTAACAAATGTAACAGCACAGCAAGATCCTCAATATTCACAGTATATGTATAATACTATGAATGTAAATCCTGCCTATGCAGGTTCTAAAGACTTTGGTGTTATTACAGTTTTAGGAAGAACGCAGTGGGTTGGTTTTGAAGGTGCTCCAAAAACTCAAAATATAAGTTATCACACTCCGTTAGGGGATTCTGGATTAGGTTTAGGAATTAATATAATGAATGATGAAATTGGTCCTTCAAAAGAAATTTATTTAGATGCAAACGCATCATATACCATTGAAACCGATTTAGAAGGTAATTTAGCTTTTGGTTTACGTTTAGGAGGACGTTTTTTGAATATTGATTGGAGTAAAGGAAAGGCTGATGAGCAAGAAGCTGTTTTTGGAGAAAATATAAGTAAATTTTTACCAACTATTGGAGCAGGGATTTATTATTATAAACCAGAATGGTATGTTGGATTATCAGTGCCTAATATTTTAAGGTCAGAACATTATGATAATAAAAAACAGTTAGGGCAAACAGCTGTTGAAAAAATGCATTTTTTCTTAATAGCAGGGTATGTGTATGATATAAATTATGATTTAAAATTTAAACCAGCACTACTAGTAAAAGCTGTTTCAGGAGCTCCTTTATCTTTAGATGTATCGGCTAATTTATTGTTTAAAGAAAAATTTAGAGCAGGTTTAGGATGGAGATGGGATGACGCTATAAGTGCTCTTTTAGGTTTTCAAGCATCGGAAAGTTTACTTGTTGGGTATTCATACGATTTAACAACATCTAATTATAATGTAACAAATTCAGGAACTCATTGA
- a CDS encoding DNA mismatch repair protein MutS: protein MLSMCLEIGNKVAVLDADIRGVIARKENDLFFVKDEDGMEFPFLASELIKIEVSQYEISKHVRVNKSLLKEKTQEPIKKKKSFFVKDKNEVVMEVDLHAEKLVKSTRGMDNYDVLSLQLETAKHKLEYCISKSISKLVLIHGVGEGTLKSELDYLLNNYPVKYYDASYQKYGKGATEIYIFQNPN from the coding sequence ATGTTAAGTATGTGTTTAGAAATAGGAAATAAAGTAGCGGTATTAGATGCTGATATTAGAGGAGTTATAGCACGAAAAGAAAACGATCTTTTTTTTGTTAAGGATGAAGATGGAATGGAGTTTCCTTTTTTAGCATCGGAGTTAATTAAAATAGAGGTATCTCAGTATGAGATAAGTAAACATGTACGTGTTAACAAATCATTATTAAAAGAAAAAACTCAAGAACCAATTAAAAAGAAAAAATCCTTTTTTGTAAAGGATAAAAATGAAGTAGTCATGGAGGTAGATTTACATGCTGAAAAATTAGTAAAATCTACTAGAGGAATGGATAATTACGATGTATTGTCGTTGCAATTAGAAACAGCAAAACATAAATTAGAATACTGTATTTCAAAAAGTATTTCAAAACTTGTGTTAATTCACGGAGTTGGTGAAGGAACTTTAAAATCGGAATTAGATTATTTATTGAATAATTATCCTGTAAAATATTACGATGCTTCTTATCAAAAATATGGTAAAGGAGCTACTGAAATTTATATTTTTCAAAACCCAAATTAA
- a CDS encoding cysteine desulfurase family protein, with protein sequence MKTIYLDNAATTPMLPDVVEVMQQSMLHNFGNPSSVHQFGRKAKSAVETARKNIAKHFNVSPSEIIFTAGGTEADNLILYNAVLNLGVTRIITSEIEHHAVLRTVQYLQDKHQIIVEFIPINNQGEVELNELDTILKKSTQKTLVSLMYVNNEIGNLLPIDAVVEVCKENNAYFHSDTVQAIGHYQLDLQKTPIDFIAASAHKFHGPKGVGFAYVKKGVSIKPLLHGGEQEKGARASTENVHAILGMEKALDISYEYLEEDKNHIEGVKKYFIKQLKTQFKNIEFNGFSESLEKSSYTILNVRFPVQDKMMLFNLDLQGIAASGGSACQSGASKGSHVLRAFLDEKATEKTSVRFSFSKLTTLNDVKFTIEKLKKIKVIQHFLV encoded by the coding sequence ATGAAAACTATTTATTTAGATAATGCTGCTACTACGCCTATGTTGCCTGATGTTGTTGAGGTAATGCAACAATCAATGTTACATAATTTTGGCAATCCATCTTCAGTTCATCAATTTGGAAGAAAAGCAAAATCAGCTGTTGAAACAGCACGAAAAAATATTGCGAAACATTTTAACGTATCTCCAAGTGAAATAATTTTTACAGCGGGTGGTACTGAAGCAGACAATTTAATATTATACAATGCTGTTTTAAATTTAGGTGTAACAAGAATTATTACTTCTGAAATAGAACATCACGCTGTTTTACGAACTGTTCAATATCTTCAAGATAAACACCAAATAATTGTGGAATTTATCCCTATAAATAATCAAGGAGAAGTCGAATTAAATGAATTAGATACTATTTTAAAAAAATCAACACAAAAAACTTTGGTTAGTTTAATGTATGTAAATAATGAAATAGGTAACTTATTACCAATTGATGCGGTTGTTGAAGTATGTAAAGAGAATAACGCTTATTTTCATTCTGATACTGTACAGGCAATTGGACATTATCAATTAGATTTACAAAAAACACCTATAGATTTTATTGCAGCAAGTGCGCATAAATTTCACGGACCAAAAGGTGTTGGTTTTGCATATGTAAAAAAAGGTGTTTCGATAAAACCTTTGTTACACGGAGGTGAGCAAGAAAAAGGGGCAAGAGCAAGTACGGAGAATGTACATGCTATTTTAGGAATGGAAAAAGCTTTAGATATTTCGTACGAGTATTTAGAGGAAGATAAAAATCATATTGAAGGAGTAAAAAAATATTTTATAAAGCAATTAAAAACACAGTTTAAAAATATTGAATTTAATGGTTTTTCTGAAAGTTTAGAAAAAAGTAGTTATACAATATTAAATGTACGTTTTCCTGTACAGGATAAAATGATGCTTTTTAATTTAGATTTACAAGGAATTGCAGCTTCAGGAGGAAGTGCTTGTCAGAGTGGAGCAAGTAAAGGTTCTCATGTATTGCGAGCTTTTTTAGATGAAAAAGCTACTGAAAAAACATCTGTACGTTTTTCATTTAGTAAATTAACAACACTAAATGATGTTAAATTTACTATTGAAAAACTAAAAAAAATAAAAGTAATTCAACATTTTTTGGTTTAA
- the ppk2 gene encoding polyphosphate kinase 2: MESLTQKDVNKLNSNKGLKAILSKPFNLEKAIRYVDYGRKLKKLQVELIRLQTWGINNDERIIIILEGRDAAGKGGAIRRMTERINPRHMRIVALPKPNEDEKGQWYFQRYVEQFPKAGEIVFFDRSWYNRAVVEPVNGFCTKEEHDIFMNQVNDFERMILESGIRLVKIYMSINKKEQEKRFKEIVNNPLKQWKITPVDLKAQELWDDYTDYKRAMFSKTNTAISPWKVIRANRKTIARINVINHVLKSIPYDKDTVV, from the coding sequence ATGGAAAGTTTAACACAGAAAGACGTTAATAAATTAAATTCTAATAAAGGGTTAAAAGCTATTTTATCTAAACCGTTTAATTTAGAAAAAGCAATTCGTTATGTAGACTATGGACGTAAACTGAAAAAATTACAAGTAGAATTAATTCGTTTACAAACTTGGGGTATTAATAATGATGAACGTATTATTATTATTTTAGAAGGAAGAGATGCCGCTGGTAAAGGAGGAGCTATACGTAGAATGACAGAAAGAATTAATCCACGTCATATGCGAATTGTAGCTTTACCTAAACCTAATGAAGACGAAAAAGGACAATGGTATTTTCAACGATATGTAGAGCAGTTTCCTAAAGCAGGAGAAATTGTTTTTTTTGATAGAAGTTGGTATAACAGAGCAGTGGTTGAACCTGTTAATGGGTTTTGTACAAAAGAAGAGCATGATATCTTTATGAATCAGGTGAACGATTTTGAAAGAATGATTTTAGAGTCAGGTATTCGATTGGTAAAAATTTATATGTCTATCAATAAAAAAGAACAAGAAAAACGTTTTAAAGAGATTGTGAATAATCCATTAAAACAATGGAAAATTACTCCTGTAGATTTAAAGGCGCAAGAGCTTTGGGATGATTATACCGATTACAAACGAGCTATGTTTTCTAAAACAAATACAGCAATATCACCATGGAAAGTGATTAGAGCAAATAGAAAAACAATAGCACGTATTAATGTAATAAACCATGTATTAAAAAGTATACCATATGATAAAGATACAGTAGTGTAA
- a CDS encoding lipid A-modifier LpxR family protein, which yields MNRFYKNENILKTSIQVGTLGSNAMSKELQDFVHTIYGYEKAIGWKYQIKKAIGINLNIDYIKSLASNNYFDINWVNRLELGTVYTNLATGFYGRIGLKPLQGIINSIAFNSNLNDSHTNYLNKTESFIYLKPMFNYVMYDATIEGSFLNNTSPITYDIKPFNFTTELGIRFTVNRFNFGYAINYHTKKLKSVRVPNKNFYGTIQLNYQFN from the coding sequence ATCAATCGATTTTATAAAAATGAAAACATATTAAAAACATCAATACAAGTAGGTACCCTTGGTAGTAATGCAATGAGTAAAGAACTTCAGGATTTTGTGCATACTATATACGGCTATGAAAAAGCAATCGGATGGAAATATCAAATTAAAAAAGCTATTGGTATCAATTTAAATATTGATTATATTAAAAGTTTAGCTAGTAATAATTATTTTGATATTAATTGGGTTAACAGATTAGAATTAGGAACTGTTTATACTAATTTGGCTACAGGTTTTTATGGACGAATTGGCTTAAAACCACTTCAAGGAATCATAAATTCAATTGCATTTAACAGTAATTTAAATGATAGTCATACAAATTATCTTAATAAAACTGAATCATTCATTTATTTGAAACCAATGTTTAATTATGTTATGTATGACGCAACAATTGAAGGAAGTTTTTTAAATAATACAAGTCCTATTACTTACGATATTAAACCTTTTAATTTTACCACAGAATTAGGAATACGTTTTACAGTAAATCGTTTTAATTTTGGCTACGCGATAAATTATCACACTAAAAAACTAAAAAGTGTGCGTGTGCCTAACAAAAATTTTTACGGAACAATCCAACTTAATTACCAATTTAATTAA
- the ppk2 gene encoding polyphosphate kinase 2: MKNREKLTIADFESVATNEQLLNLIEEKGISINKVNDHLIYEQELKKLQIELVKLQQWVAKNNKRVAIIFEGRDAAGKGGNIRRFMEHLNPRSMRLVALNKPTDVERGQWYFQRYIKELPNPGEIVFFDRSWYNRAVVEPVMDFCSKDQYNKFLVQVPEFEHMLHEDGVTIIKFWLSISKDEQMRRFDARNDNPLKRWKFSPVDKKGQELWTKYTFYKNEMFTRTHTTYSPWIVVKTNDKKKARTECIRHVLSQFDYQEEVDEALKLNTNTNPDPNIVMRYYRSANYLD, encoded by the coding sequence ATGAAAAATAGAGAAAAGCTTACAATTGCCGATTTTGAAAGTGTTGCAACAAATGAGCAACTATTAAATTTGATTGAAGAAAAAGGAATATCGATTAACAAGGTTAATGATCATTTAATATATGAACAAGAATTAAAAAAACTTCAGATAGAGTTAGTTAAACTTCAACAGTGGGTTGCTAAGAATAATAAACGAGTAGCTATCATTTTTGAAGGAAGAGATGCCGCAGGAAAAGGAGGGAATATTCGTCGTTTTATGGAGCATTTAAATCCGAGATCTATGCGTTTGGTTGCATTAAATAAACCAACGGATGTTGAAAGAGGACAATGGTATTTTCAACGTTATATTAAAGAACTACCAAACCCAGGAGAAATTGTTTTTTTTGATAGAAGTTGGTATAATAGAGCTGTAGTTGAACCTGTAATGGATTTCTGTTCAAAAGATCAGTATAATAAATTCTTGGTTCAAGTACCAGAATTTGAACATATGTTACACGAAGACGGAGTAACTATTATTAAGTTTTGGTTATCTATTTCGAAAGATGAACAAATGCGTCGATTTGATGCAAGAAATGACAATCCTTTAAAAAGATGGAAGTTTAGTCCTGTTGATAAAAAAGGACAAGAGTTGTGGACTAAATATACCTTTTATAAAAACGAAATGTTTACCAGAACACACACTACTTATAGTCCGTGGATAGTCGTAAAAACAAATGACAAAAAGAAAGCACGAACAGAGTGTATCAGACATGTATTATCTCAGTTTGATTATCAAGAAGAAGTAGATGAAGCATTAAAATTAAATACCAATACCAATCCTGATCCTAATATAGTAATGCGTTATTATCGATCAGCAAATTATTTAGATTAA
- a CDS encoding lipid A-modifier LpxR family protein: protein MKQKIFLFLTLYSFTLLSQQKYSKEFNFLNDNDLFISPTQDRYYTNGVLLTYRYLSQKTSENIEKKTFEIQLGHHMYTPFKATVNQYMRS from the coding sequence ATGAAACAAAAAATCTTTTTATTTTTAACCCTATACTCTTTCACTCTTTTGTCTCAACAGAAATACAGTAAAGAGTTTAATTTTTTAAATGATAATGATTTATTCATTTCACCAACACAAGACAGGTATTATACAAACGGAGTACTTTTAACCTACCGATATTTAAGTCAAAAAACATCGGAAAATATTGAGAAAAAAACATTTGAAATTCAGCTTGGGCATCATATGTACACGCCATTTAAAGCAACTGTAAATCAATACATGAGATCATGA
- a CDS encoding OmpA family protein, with the protein MLNGKSYYTSAVPKGGKKERIYKWNNQPFLNVYKADEKIRSFNKNQKDTILTLVNKRLLTAPISSEFHESNPVFTKDGKTLYFTRNNVKLNAKKPKTDKKNTSNLKIYKASFINGFWVNVKELPFNNDAYSIGHPALSADEKTLYFVSNMPGGFGATDIYKVAVLGDNNYGIPINLGENINTSDKEMFPFAAEDGNLYFSSNGHLGFGLLDIFQSKIIKDSTYLKARNLGRPFNSQRDDFSFYINEDGKKGFFSSNRKEGKGDDDIYSFYMYTDSPVCSQSIEGTVKETVNNTLIQGALVTLVDNKGKVISETLSDTKGKYFFKSVLCDGKYTVFAKKLNHKPKNIKQITVVKEQVSIVNLDLIPLVIGNQIVINPIFFDYATSIIREDAQYELENIVSVMTSNPEISIKIESHTDSRGTKDYNRKLSDKRAKSTKKYILERGIDKNRIISAIGYGEDKLLNKCNDFSNCSEEEHQRNRRSYFYITKGAEVIKKREVLEKMKPRKLTPKKNNFLLFLKNNFKNKNQK; encoded by the coding sequence TTGTTAAATGGAAAATCGTATTACACTTCTGCAGTGCCAAAAGGAGGTAAAAAAGAACGTATTTATAAATGGAATAATCAACCTTTTTTAAATGTTTATAAGGCAGATGAAAAAATAAGATCTTTTAATAAAAATCAAAAAGATACGATTTTAACACTCGTTAATAAACGTTTACTTACCGCTCCAATTAGTTCAGAGTTTCATGAATCTAATCCAGTTTTTACAAAAGATGGGAAAACCCTTTATTTTACAAGAAATAATGTAAAATTAAATGCTAAAAAACCAAAAACAGATAAAAAAAATACATCAAATTTAAAAATTTACAAAGCAAGTTTTATTAATGGATTTTGGGTAAATGTCAAAGAATTACCATTTAATAATGATGCTTATTCAATTGGACATCCAGCATTAAGTGCTGATGAAAAAACATTGTACTTTGTTTCTAATATGCCAGGTGGTTTCGGAGCTACAGATATTTATAAAGTAGCTGTTTTAGGAGATAATAATTATGGAATTCCTATCAATTTAGGTGAGAATATTAATACTTCAGATAAAGAAATGTTTCCTTTTGCTGCTGAAGATGGGAATTTATATTTTTCATCAAACGGACATTTAGGCTTTGGTCTTTTAGATATTTTTCAATCAAAAATAATAAAAGATTCGACTTATTTAAAAGCTAGGAATTTAGGACGTCCTTTTAATAGTCAAAGAGATGATTTTTCTTTTTATATAAATGAAGATGGTAAAAAAGGTTTCTTTTCTTCGAACAGAAAAGAAGGAAAAGGTGATGATGATATTTATAGTTTTTATATGTATACTGATTCTCCTGTTTGTAGTCAATCGATAGAAGGTACTGTAAAAGAAACGGTAAACAATACGTTAATTCAAGGAGCACTTGTAACACTGGTTGATAATAAAGGTAAGGTAATTAGTGAAACATTATCCGACACTAAAGGTAAGTACTTTTTCAAGAGTGTTTTATGTGATGGTAAGTATACTGTTTTTGCTAAAAAATTAAATCATAAACCAAAAAACATAAAACAAATTACTGTAGTTAAAGAGCAAGTTAGTATCGTAAATTTAGATTTAATTCCTTTAGTTATAGGAAATCAAATAGTTATTAATCCAATATTTTTTGATTATGCGACATCAATTATAAGAGAAGATGCTCAATATGAATTAGAAAATATTGTGTCGGTAATGACAAGTAACCCAGAAATAAGTATTAAAATTGAATCACATACTGATAGTAGAGGTACTAAAGATTACAATAGAAAATTATCTGATAAAAGAGCTAAATCAACAAAAAAATATATACTTGAAAGGGGGATTGATAAAAATAGAATTATAAGTGCTATTGGTTACGGAGAAGATAAGTTATTAAATAAATGTAACGATTTTAGTAATTGTTCAGAAGAAGAGCATCAAAGAAACAGACGCTCTTATTTTTATATTACTAAAGGTGCTGAAGTTATAAAAAAGAGAGAAGTATTAGAAAAAATGAAACCGAGAAAACTAACTCCTAAAAAGAATAATTTTTTGCTTTTTTTGAAGAATAATTTTAAAAATAAGAATCAAAAATAA
- a CDS encoding low molecular weight phosphatase family protein codes for MINTKNINTKIFFEEATKEIIISDTRKELLTNIANLIISEYKERERINLNFICTHNSRRSQFAQVWSFFAIEYFNLKNIFAYSGGTEVTAFHRNTVKSLQKTGFEFNIKDFSHQNPHYVISFKGSKNNILGFSKIYDDPNNAYPYIAITTCDSADENCPFIPDAISRFHLPYSDPKSTDNTDLVTEGYLKTSKQIAGEIFFIFNMIKKEQ; via the coding sequence ATGATAAACACTAAAAATATCAATACAAAAATATTCTTTGAAGAAGCTACAAAAGAAATAATAATTAGTGATACACGTAAAGAACTACTGACTAATATAGCTAACCTAATTATTAGTGAATATAAGGAAAGAGAAAGAATCAATTTAAATTTTATTTGTACTCACAATTCTAGAAGAAGTCAATTCGCACAAGTTTGGAGTTTTTTTGCTATTGAATACTTTAATTTAAAAAATATTTTCGCTTACTCAGGAGGAACAGAAGTTACTGCTTTTCATAGAAATACTGTAAAAAGCTTACAAAAAACAGGTTTTGAATTTAACATTAAAGATTTCTCTCATCAAAACCCACATTACGTAATATCTTTTAAAGGCTCTAAGAATAACATTTTAGGTTTTTCGAAAATCTATGATGATCCTAATAATGCCTATCCATATATTGCCATTACAACTTGTGATAGCGCTGATGAAAATTGCCCTTTTATACCCGATGCAATATCTAGATTTCACTTACCATATTCAGACCCTAAAAGTACTGATAATACAGATTTAGTTACAGAAGGTTATTTAAAAACCAGCAAACAAATTGCTGGCGAAATATTTTTCATTTTTAATATGATAAAAAAAGAACAGTAG
- the dnaN gene encoding DNA polymerase III subunit beta, whose translation MKFIVSSSQLLKQLQVLGGVINSNNTLPILDNFLFELTNSELQVSSSDLETTMSSIIDVESSDAGSIAINARLLLDTLKTFPEQPLTFNVASDSIIEIISEQGKYDMAYFSGEEFPKAVELPAPSSTEIPSHILATAISKTIFAAGNDDLRPVMSGVFFQFNAKALTFVATDAHKLVKYTRTDVTADKSAEFIVPKKPLNLLKGILSGSENNVIVEYNDTNAKFTFENVVLICRLIDGKYPNYEAVIPKENPNKLTVDRASFLNSVRRVSIFSSKTTHQIRLKMAGTELNISAEDLDYSNKADERLHCDYQGDDVQIGFNSRFLSEMLNNLNSNDVLIEMSLPNRAGILTPIDGTDEGEQVTMLVMPVMLNG comes from the coding sequence ATGAAATTTATCGTATCTAGCTCTCAGTTATTAAAACAATTACAAGTTTTAGGAGGTGTTATAAACAGCAATAACACATTACCTATTTTAGATAACTTCCTGTTCGAACTAACTAATAGTGAACTTCAAGTATCATCGTCAGATCTTGAAACAACGATGAGTTCAATTATAGATGTAGAAAGCAGCGATGCTGGATCAATAGCTATAAACGCTCGTTTATTGTTAGATACCTTAAAAACATTTCCTGAGCAACCACTTACTTTTAATGTAGCAAGTGATAGTATTATTGAAATTATTTCTGAACAAGGTAAATATGATATGGCATATTTTAGCGGAGAAGAATTCCCTAAAGCTGTTGAGTTACCAGCTCCAAGTAGTACCGAAATTCCATCACATATTTTAGCTACTGCAATTTCAAAAACAATTTTCGCAGCAGGAAATGACGATTTAAGACCTGTAATGAGTGGTGTCTTTTTTCAATTCAACGCTAAAGCATTAACTTTTGTTGCTACCGATGCTCATAAGTTAGTAAAATATACTCGTACTGATGTTACTGCCGATAAATCAGCAGAATTCATCGTACCTAAAAAACCTTTAAACTTATTAAAAGGAATTTTAAGTGGATCAGAAAACAATGTTATTGTTGAATATAATGATACAAACGCTAAATTCACTTTTGAAAACGTTGTATTAATTTGTCGTTTAATTGATGGAAAATATCCTAATTACGAAGCTGTAATTCCTAAAGAGAATCCAAATAAATTAACTGTAGATAGAGCTTCTTTTTTAAACTCTGTACGTCGTGTTTCTATTTTCTCTAGTAAAACAACACATCAAATTCGTTTAAAAATGGCAGGAACAGAATTAAATATTTCTGCTGAAGATTTAGATTATTCTAATAAAGCTGATGAACGTTTACATTGTGATTATCAAGGAGATGACGTACAAATCGGATTTAACTCTCGTTTTTTAAGCGAAATGCTTAATAATTTAAATTCAAACGATGTTTTAATTGAAATGTCTTTACCAAATAGAGCAGGAATTTTAACTCCTATTGATGGAACAGATGAAGGTGAACAGGTTACTATGTTAGTTATGCCAGTAATGTTAAACGGATAA
- a CDS encoding zinc ribbon domain-containing protein, producing the protein MAKKEVTVEEKLRALYDLQLIDSRIDEIRNVRGELPLEVEDLEDEVAGLNTRLSKLKEEAGSLDTDISNKKSAIVESKALITKYEEQQQNVRNNREFEALTKEIEFQELEIELSEKRIKEYKVKITQKNGVVEKTKEKVKQQQAHLTHKKNELDDILKETEKEEQLLKEKSEEYAQSIDKHLLTAYNRIRTKVRNGLAVVAIERGAAGGSFFTIPPQVQLEIANRKKITIDEHSGRILVDAALAQEEKEKIDNLFV; encoded by the coding sequence TTAAGAGCGTTATACGATTTACAGTTAATCGATTCTAGAATTGACGAAATCAGAAACGTTCGTGGTGAATTACCTTTAGAAGTTGAAGATTTAGAAGATGAAGTTGCCGGATTAAATACTAGACTTTCTAAATTAAAAGAAGAAGCTGGTAGTTTAGATACTGATATTAGTAATAAAAAATCTGCAATTGTAGAATCTAAAGCTTTAATCACAAAATACGAAGAGCAACAACAAAATGTTCGTAACAATCGTGAATTTGAAGCTTTAACAAAAGAAATTGAATTTCAAGAATTAGAAATTGAATTATCTGAAAAAAGAATTAAAGAGTACAAAGTTAAAATAACTCAAAAAAATGGAGTTGTTGAAAAAACTAAGGAAAAAGTAAAACAACAACAAGCACATTTAACTCATAAAAAAAATGAGCTTGATGATATTTTAAAAGAAACTGAAAAAGAAGAGCAATTATTAAAAGAGAAATCTGAAGAATATGCGCAATCTATCGACAAACACTTATTAACTGCATATAACAGAATACGTACAAAAGTAAGAAACGGTTTAGCTGTTGTAGCAATTGAGCGTGGTGCTGCTGGTGGTTCTTTCTTTACGATACCTCCTCAGGTACAATTAGAAATTGCTAATCGTAAGAAAATTACAATTGATGAGCATAGTGGACGTATTTTAGTTGATGCTGCTTTAGCTCAAGAAGAAAAAGAAAAGATTGATAACTTATTTGTATAA